From one Methyloterricola oryzae genomic stretch:
- a CDS encoding transposase yields the protein MDSSPKRTRRFHSVDFKRQVVDACRQPGASIAAVALAHGINANLARRWLRESGSVSASRYPAVETIDF from the coding sequence ATGGACTCATCTCCCAAGCGTACCCGGCGCTTCCATAGCGTTGATTTCAAGCGGCAGGTGGTGGACGCCTGCCGACAGCCCGGTGCCTCAATTGCCGCGGTCGCGCTGGCACACGGCATCAACGCCAACCTGGCGCGGCGTTGGCTGCGCGAATCGGGCAGCGTAAGTGCCTCCAGATATCCGGCGGTCGAAACGATCGATTTC